A region of the Tissierellales bacterium genome:
ACTTCCTCCTTATATAAATATTAATTAATCTTTTTTGGAGCCCATGACCGGACTTGAACCGGTGACCTCTTGCTTACCATGCAAGTGCTCCACCAACTGAGCTACATGGGCATTTATTATCTTCTTTTTATAATATTACTCTTTTTTCATTACCTTTGTCAACTCTAAATTAATTTTCCCTTAATTCTAAATACCTTTCTAATTTTCTTTTTACTCTCTGTAGTGCATTATCTATGCTTTTAACATGCCTATCCAACTCAATTGCTATTTCCTGGTAACTCTTACCTTCTATGTAAGCCATAAGCACTTCCCACTCTAAATCGCTAAGAATTTCTCCTATTTTATCTTCTATAATCCCTAATTCTTCCCTACCAATGACTAAAGCTTCTGGGTTTGTAATTCTAGCTCCTGACAATACATCTAATAATGTTCTGTCAGACTCCTCATCATAAATAGGCTTATTCAAGGAAACATAGGAGTTAAGTGGTATATGTTTTTGTCTTGTAGCAGTTTTTATAGCTGTAATAATTTGCCTTGTAATACATAGCTCTGCAAAAGCTTTAAAGGATGCTAGCTTGTCTCTATCATAATCACGAATGGCCTTATACAAGCCGATCATCCCTTCTTGGACTATATCTTCCTTATCTGCTCCAATTAGAAAATAAGATCTTGATTTTAGTTTTACAAATCCTTTATACTTTATAATCAAATACTCTAATGCTTGAGGACTCCCATTTCTAGCTTCTCCTACTATGTCCTCATCTTCCATATCGTCAAAGCGTATTATGTCCAGTTCATTATACAAACCTAAGGCCACAAAGAATCCCCTCCAAAAGTATTCAGAATTGTAAGCATAATTCAGTTATTTAAATTATAGTTTAATATAACTCAATAGTCAAGGTAATAACTAAGGTTTTAACCATTTTTTTAATTTTTCAATATTCTCCTCATCTAACTTTCCAATAAAGATATCATTAACCTCATTATCTTTCTTCCTTTTATTCTTCATATAATTCTTTTTACTTAATATTTCTTCTTCTAATTCTCTAGCAGATACCCGGGTTCCCCCTCGCCCCAATACTACTTGTTGCTCCATCCAATCTGATGTGGCAACCCTTACCTTTTTTACTCTCCCTATTTCATCCAAGGTTTTTTCGATATAATGGTCTGCTGTTTCATTTTCTTTAGTATAAACTACTTCTATACCTTTTAAAATATCCTTTTTACCGCTATTCTTTTTTACTAAATGGGCATCAAATACTATTATCACTTTAGTTTCTGTATAAGATTGATATTCTGCCATTATATCTATTAATTCATTTCTTGCAGTATCTAAATCAATTTTGCTTAACTCCTTCAGTTTGTCCCAAGAATTTATAATATTATATCCATCGACAAATAAATATTCTTGAGGCCTCCATTTTTTCTTTTTACTTCTCATGCCTTTGCCTTACTATTTCATATAATATTATAGATGCAGCATTAGAAGCGTTGAGGGATGAAATATTACCTAGTGTAGGGATTCTTACTAAAAAGTCACAATTTTCTTTTACTAATCTAGAAACCCCTTTACCTTCATTTCCTATTACCAATCCTACAGGACCTTTCATATCTGTATTAAAATAATAATTTTCTCCTAGCATATCAGCCCCATAAATCCAAAGGCCTCTTTCCTTTAATTCCTTTATAGTATCTGTCATATTAGTAACTTTACTAATATGAATATGTTCAGTGGCTCCAGCAGAAGTCTTAACCACTGTATTATTTACCGTAGCTGATCTTCTTTTAGGTATTATTATACCATGAACACCTGCACATTCTGCAGAACGAACTATAGAGCCTAAATTATGTGGATCTTCTATTTCATCAAGCAATACTATGAAAGGATCTTCCTTTAATTCTTTTGCCCTATTAAAAATTTCATCAATACTTGAGTATTCATAAGGTGAGACCAATGCTACTACACCCTGATGGACTCCCCCATTAGAAAGTTTATCTAATTTATTTTTGTTGACATATTGGACAGCAATATTTTTTTCTTTTGCTATCCCCATTATTTTATTTATTGAACCTTTTAATTCTCCTTTTAAAATATACAATTTCTCAATCTTTCTATCTGTTTTTAAGATTTCTATAACTGGATTTCTGCCGACAATATATTCCTTTTCCATAGCTTCCACTCCTTAGAATATATAGTTAAATATTTTTTAATTTTTCTCTAACTTCCTCTATTTTACCACAGGTCATTTTCCCCTCTGGACAAGGTCCTGCTAAACAAGCTGGCCCTGCATTTTTAAACAAAATAGGATATACTTCCTTTACATTTTTAAGCATTTCCATTGCCAATTGTCTTATTTCCCACTGAGCTCTATT
Encoded here:
- the sigH gene encoding RNA polymerase sporulation sigma factor SigH, producing the protein MALGLYNELDIIRFDDMEDEDIVGEARNGSPQALEYLIIKYKGFVKLKSRSYFLIGADKEDIVQEGMIGLYKAIRDYDRDKLASFKAFAELCITRQIITAIKTATRQKHIPLNSYVSLNKPIYDEESDRTLLDVLSGARITNPEALVIGREELGIIEDKIGEILSDLEWEVLMAYIEGKSYQEIAIELDRHVKSIDNALQRVKRKLERYLELREN
- a CDS encoding NYN domain-containing protein, which translates into the protein MRSKKKKWRPQEYLFVDGYNIINSWDKLKELSKIDLDTARNELIDIMAEYQSYTETKVIIVFDAHLVKKNSGKKDILKGIEVVYTKENETADHYIEKTLDEIGRVKKVRVATSDWMEQQVVLGRGGTRVSARELEEEILSKKNYMKNKRKKDNEVNDIFIGKLDEENIEKLKKWLKP
- the rlmB gene encoding 23S rRNA (guanosine(2251)-2'-O)-methyltransferase RlmB yields the protein MEKEYIVGRNPVIEILKTDRKIEKLYILKGELKGSINKIMGIAKEKNIAVQYVNKNKLDKLSNGGVHQGVVALVSPYEYSSIDEIFNRAKELKEDPFIVLLDEIEDPHNLGSIVRSAECAGVHGIIIPKRRSATVNNTVVKTSAGATEHIHISKVTNMTDTIKELKERGLWIYGADMLGENYYFNTDMKGPVGLVIGNEGKGVSRLVKENCDFLVRIPTLGNISSLNASNAASIILYEIVRQRHEK